The genomic window GCGGCGGTCAGCGGAGTCAACTCTTCTGCGTCGACAATCTCTATGTAATCAATGCTGCACGGGCCGGCGGACTCGATGTATTGCCGCATGCCGGCGACGAGAGCGGCCACATCCTTCTGTCCCGCCAGAATCTCCTGGCGGGCCCGGAAAAGGGCTGCCGAGAGGCTCAAAGCCTGTCGACGCTCAGCAGGGCTGAGATAGGCGTTTCGGCTCGACATCGCCAGACCGTCGGGCTCTCGAACAGTCGGGCACACGACCATCTCAATAGGCCAGAGAAGGTCTTTGACCATCCGCCGCAGAACAATGGCCTGCTGGGCGTCCTTCTGTCCAAAATACGCCACGTCGGGCTGGACGATATTGAATAACTTGGCCACGACGGTGGTCACGCCATCGAAATGCCCAGGGCGATGCGCACCACATAGGCCCTCGGTTAGACGCTTAACCGTCACCATGGTTGCGGAACCGGCCGGATAGACCTCTGATACCTGCGGGCAGAAGACGGCGTCGACGCCAGCGGCCCGGCAGGCGACCAAGTCCGCGTCGAGCATACGAGGATACTTGTCATAGTCCTCTCCGGGGCCAAACTGGGTCGGATTCACGAAGATCGAGACCATTACCAGATCGCAATCGTTACGGGCAGCCCGCACCAAGGACAGATGGCCCTCGTGGAGAGCCCCCATCGTTGGCACAAAGCCGATCCGCCTGCCGGCCTTGCGATGGGGAGCAAGGTATTCGCGGACCTGCGAGACTGTCTCTAACTCTTTCATTGACAAGCACCTAAAGCCTTTTCACCGATCGGTGTCGCATCCACCCGCTTCAGCCCGATATTATGGACTTACGGGCGTTGACAGGGTAGTACCAAGCCCGATAGACTCGTTCACCCGCGTTAATTCTCCCGCATCCAACCGTTTTCGAGCAACGGTGTCTATATCTATGACGCAACCAGACCGGCCGCTCTTCACGGACGACACCGGGACGCGTGATGCTGCGTGGGTGCGGGCGGCGCTGTCTGGGGACCCTGACGCTTTCGGACGGCTGGTGTCTGCGTACCAACGGGTGGCGGTCTCGACCGCGTATCGGTTGCTGGGCAACAGTGAAGATGCGGCTGAGACGGCCCAGGAGGCTTTTTTACGAGCCTATCGCGCACTAGATCGATTGAAAGATCCGGCCCGCTTTGGGCCGTGGCTGCTGCGTGCGGTGACCAACCTGGCCCTGAACGCGCGTCGATCGCGGCGGCGGACCACGGTGGCGCTGGACGAGGAACGGGGTACCGAGGATGCGGCGGACACCCGCGGCGCGTCGGCGGTTACCTCGATGACG from Phycisphaerae bacterium includes these protein-coding regions:
- the panC gene encoding pantoate--beta-alanine ligase yields the protein MKELETVSQVREYLAPHRKAGRRIGFVPTMGALHEGHLSLVRAARNDCDLVMVSIFVNPTQFGPGEDYDKYPRMLDADLVACRAAGVDAVFCPQVSEVYPAGSATMVTVKRLTEGLCGAHRPGHFDGVTTVVAKLFNIVQPDVAYFGQKDAQQAIVLRRMVKDLLWPIEMVVCPTVREPDGLAMSSRNAYLSPAERRQALSLSAALFRARQEILAGQKDVAALVAGMRQYIESAGPCSIDYIEIVDAEELTPLTAARGRCLLALAVRIGGTRLIDNVVVDAG
- a CDS encoding sigma-70 family RNA polymerase sigma factor, translating into MTQPDRPLFTDDTGTRDAAWVRAALSGDPDAFGRLVSAYQRVAVSTAYRLLGNSEDAAETAQEAFLRAYRALDRLKDPARFGPWLLRAVTNLALNARRSRRRTTVALDEERGTEDAADTRGASAVTSMTPDREAEGHELQQALDAALEALPEKQRMALILFTIEGWAQKDIAELLECSVETVKWNVFQARKKLRDRLGDMIAD